From the genome of Mastomys coucha isolate ucsf_1 unplaced genomic scaffold, UCSF_Mcou_1 pScaffold6, whole genome shotgun sequence, one region includes:
- the Tcl1b gene encoding T-cell leukemia/lymphoma protein 1B: protein MAYGLPPQRSLPQFLTSPRLGIYEDEHHKLWMVAKLESCSYSPVFNRLGSCLTVYLWQMTRFPQEPIPSSSTNFNCLPRTWRLDSMNTYWGTDSMLWRILDHSQFGDTEQLVLMLM from the exons ATGGCTTATGGACTTCCTCCTCAGAGGTCGCTCCCACAATTCCTCACCTCCCCAAGACTGGGCATCTATGAGGATGAGCATCATAAACTATGGATGGTTGCAAAACTGGAAAGTTGTTCTTATTCACCAGTTTTCAACAGG tTGGGCTCCTGTTTAACTGTCTACTTGTGGCAGATGACCAGATTCCCCCAGGAGCCTATTCCCTCCTCTTCCACGAATTTCAACTGTCTGCCCAGGACGTGGAGATTAGACTCCATGAACACATACTGGGGCACAGACTCCATGCTGTGGAGAATACTGGATCATTCCCAG TTTGGTGACACAGAGCAACTGGTCCTAATGCTGATGTGA